The following proteins come from a genomic window of Aequorivita marisscotiae:
- a CDS encoding rhodanese-like domain-containing protein translates to MKKFLPFLLLVFVFGLSFAQKPLDELLDQYNSQSISYISVEELRMLQLNDTVLILDAREPEEFQTSHINTSIHVGFNNFSMEEKQLQKLDKNLPVVVYCSVGIRSEKIGEKLKKAGFTNIKNLYGGIFAWKNKGYPVVDSTGNETENVHAFSKHWSKYLHGGNPMY, encoded by the coding sequence ATGAAAAAATTTCTACCATTTTTATTGCTTGTTTTTGTCTTTGGCTTATCCTTCGCCCAAAAACCGCTTGACGAACTTTTAGATCAATACAATTCACAGAGTATTTCCTATATTTCCGTGGAAGAACTGCGTATGTTACAATTGAATGATACCGTTCTAATTCTTGACGCGCGCGAGCCAGAAGAATTTCAGACAAGCCATATAAACACATCAATACACGTGGGTTTCAACAATTTTTCTATGGAAGAAAAACAGCTTCAAAAGCTCGATAAAAACCTTCCAGTAGTAGTTTATTGCTCGGTGGGAATTCGTTCCGAAAAAATTGGCGAAAAATTAAAAAAAGCTGGTTTTACTAATATTAAAAACCTCTACGGCGGTATCTTTGCATGGAAAAATAAAGGCTATCCAGTGGTAGATTCCACTGGCAATGAAACTGAAAACGTACACGCTTTTTCCAAGCATTGGAGTAAGTATCTGCACGGCGGCAACCCGATGTACTAA
- a CDS encoding purine-nucleoside phosphorylase, protein MTALKYIEEAAAYLQQRGIEKPEIGIILGTGLGKIIDNVTVEVEVSYNHIPNFPTATVEFHKGKLIYGTLEGKKVLLMQGRFHIYEGYSLTDVTFPVRVMHLLGIKHLLVSNASGAINLDFKKGEIMLIDDHINLQGNSPLAFRGVEKMGERFVDMSAPYNAAMNEKLEQIASEKNIKLHKGVYASVVGPQLETRAEYRYLKIIGADAVGMSTVPEVIVANHLGLPVSAVSILTDECNPDSLKPVDIEEIIAMAAKAEPDMITLFTELIKQL, encoded by the coding sequence ATGACAGCTTTAAAATATATTGAAGAAGCAGCAGCATACCTTCAGCAGCGAGGTATTGAAAAACCCGAAATAGGAATAATTCTCGGCACTGGCCTTGGAAAAATTATTGACAACGTAACTGTTGAAGTTGAAGTTAGCTATAATCACATTCCAAATTTTCCCACTGCAACCGTAGAATTTCACAAAGGAAAATTAATTTACGGCACGCTTGAAGGTAAAAAGGTATTGCTAATGCAGGGGCGTTTTCACATTTACGAGGGGTATTCGCTTACAGACGTAACCTTCCCGGTTCGCGTTATGCACCTTTTGGGCATTAAACATTTGCTGGTGAGCAATGCCTCGGGCGCGATAAATCTCGATTTCAAAAAAGGTGAAATTATGCTTATTGACGATCATATTAATTTGCAGGGCAATTCGCCGCTAGCCTTTCGTGGAGTTGAAAAAATGGGCGAACGTTTTGTAGATATGAGTGCACCCTACAATGCTGCCATGAACGAAAAACTGGAGCAGATCGCTTCCGAAAAAAATATAAAACTACACAAAGGCGTGTATGCCAGCGTCGTTGGACCGCAACTGGAAACTCGCGCCGAATACCGCTATTTAAAGATTATTGGTGCCGATGCCGTGGGAATGAGCACCGTACCGGAGGTTATCGTTGCCAACCACTTAGGATTACCAGTTTCGGCCGTTTCAATCTTAACAGATGAATGTAATCCAGACAGTCTTAAACCCGTTGACATTGAAGAAATAATTGCAATGGCCGCCAAAGCAGAGCCCGATATGATTACCCTCTTTACTGAGCTAATTAAGCAATTGTAA
- a CDS encoding TIGR04282 family arsenosugar biosynthesis glycosyltransferase, translating to MALLTSKNTKSDNEMARNFYFPSSKKALIIFTRNPELGKVKTRLAKSVGDENALNIYKFLLKHTVEITKNINADKYIFYSENIHRDDIWDPEIFRKKLQSGSNLGEKMNNAFSELFEMGYGNILIVGSDIYDLSQKDIENAFEVLQKNQLVIGPAEDGGYYLLGMKELHSKIFQNKNWGTSSVLEETLIDLRNEKVVLLEERNDIDYYEDIKELDAFQQFLPPHLDKNFL from the coding sequence ATGGCTTTATTAACCTCTAAAAATACAAAAAGCGACAACGAAATGGCGCGTAATTTTTACTTTCCATCTTCAAAAAAAGCATTAATTATATTTACCCGAAACCCGGAATTGGGCAAGGTAAAAACCCGATTGGCTAAATCTGTAGGTGATGAAAATGCCTTAAATATTTACAAGTTTCTCTTAAAACACACCGTAGAAATTACAAAAAATATTAACGCAGATAAATATATTTTTTATTCCGAAAACATTCATCGAGACGATATTTGGGATCCGGAAATTTTCAGAAAAAAGCTGCAATCCGGAAGTAATTTAGGTGAAAAAATGAACAATGCATTTTCAGAATTATTTGAAATGGGCTACGGAAACATTCTGATTGTAGGAAGCGATATTTATGATTTAAGCCAAAAAGACATTGAAAACGCCTTCGAAGTTTTACAAAAAAACCAGTTGGTAATTGGTCCGGCGGAAGATGGTGGCTATTATTTACTGGGAATGAAAGAATTGCATTCAAAAATATTTCAAAATAAAAATTGGGGTACAAGTTCCGTTTTGGAAGAAACCTTAATCGATTTAAGAAATGAAAAAGTGGTGCTTTTGGAAGAGCGAAACGACATTGATTATTACGAAGATATTAAGGAACTAGATGCTTTTCAACAATTTTTACCTCCTCATTTAGACAAAAACTTTTTATAA
- the arsS gene encoding arsenosugar biosynthesis radical SAM (seleno)protein ArsS (Some members of this family are selenoproteins.) yields MPNIKKKKQQSLHKRDSEFAIANKQLEKLSNGIFANGELPTFSEKIKETDQFPLRPSKLEILQINVGYMCNQVCEHCHVDAGPDRKEIMTRETMLQCLEVIKNTGAHTLDLTGGAPEMNPDFRWFVEEASKAGIQDFIVRSNLTIIRANKKYHDLPEFFKKHDVHVVSSMPHWTRGKTDKQRGEGVFDQSIKALQELNAVGYGMPNSNLRLDLVYNPSGAFLPGDQTSMEKDFKKALLEDFGIYFHNLFAITNLPISRFLDYLIASENYEDYMYSLVEAYNPAAVKNVMCRNTISISWDGYLYDCDFNQMLELKVASQIQHISEYNEDILNNRKIIVSQHCYGCTAGAGSSCQGVVTN; encoded by the coding sequence ATGCCCAATATTAAAAAGAAAAAGCAACAATCCCTTCATAAACGCGATAGCGAATTTGCAATTGCAAATAAACAACTCGAAAAACTTTCTAACGGCATTTTTGCCAATGGTGAGCTACCTACTTTTTCCGAAAAAATAAAAGAAACAGACCAGTTTCCCTTACGACCTTCAAAACTGGAGATTCTTCAAATTAATGTTGGTTATATGTGCAATCAGGTTTGCGAACATTGCCACGTAGATGCAGGCCCCGATCGCAAAGAAATAATGACGCGCGAAACCATGTTGCAGTGTTTGGAAGTAATTAAAAATACTGGCGCGCATACCTTAGATCTTACCGGCGGCGCCCCGGAAATGAATCCAGATTTTCGCTGGTTTGTTGAAGAAGCGAGCAAAGCTGGCATTCAGGATTTTATAGTGCGAAGCAATCTAACAATTATTCGCGCCAACAAAAAATACCACGATTTGCCCGAATTCTTTAAAAAACACGATGTACACGTAGTGAGTAGCATGCCGCATTGGACGCGTGGCAAAACCGACAAACAAAGAGGCGAGGGTGTTTTTGACCAATCTATTAAAGCTTTGCAGGAACTAAATGCCGTTGGTTACGGTATGCCAAACAGCAACCTGCGATTAGATTTGGTTTACAATCCGAGCGGCGCCTTTTTACCAGGCGATCAAACAAGTATGGAAAAAGATTTTAAAAAAGCATTACTCGAAGATTTTGGGATATATTTTCACAACCTTTTTGCCATTACAAATTTACCTATTTCGCGATTTTTGGATTATTTAATCGCTTCTGAAAATTACGAAGATTATATGTATTCCTTAGTGGAAGCCTACAATCCTGCGGCTGTAAAAAACGTAATGTGCCGCAATACCATTTCCATTAGTTGGGACGGATATTTATACGATTGCGATTTCAATCAAATGTTGGAACTAAAGGTAGCTAGCCAAATCCAGCATATTTCAGAATATAATGAAGATATTTTAAACAACAGAAAAATAATTGTGTCACAACACTGCTACGGTTGTACTGCAGGGGCAGGAAGTAGCTGCCAGGGCGTGGTTACAAATTAA